The proteins below come from a single Polynucleobacter necessarius genomic window:
- the dnaE gene encoding DNA polymerase III subunit alpha, whose product MASPRFVHLRIHSEFSITDGVVRIDDAVAAAVKDEMGALAITDLSNLFGLVRFYTAARSSGVKPIAGADVWVSNSQDPDQPHRLLLLVQNHSGYLNLCELLSRASLDNQSRGRAEVDSAWFSEPAAKSEDKKAKRTLAYGLIALSGGRMGEVGSALLAGQEDQAKIIAKRYEKLFPKSFYIEVQRGGRPQDERQLQLACHLASELDLPVVATHPVQFMQKSDFTAHEARVCIAAGELLGNPRRQKKFNEEQYFLTQAEMEQRFADLPAALANSVEIAKRCNLSLVLGQPRLPDFPIPPGITLDEFLLAQSEAGLERHMERNFPDPEERAKEMPRYRERLLFEAKTISQMGFPGYFLIVADFINWAKNNGVPVGPGRGSGAGSLVAYSLRITDLDPLRYNLLFERFLNPERVSMPDFDIDFCQHGRDRVIQYVKDKYGKDAVSQIATFGTMAARAAIRDVGRVLEQGYNFVDGIAKLVPNKPGQYMTIEMAKKEEKQLAEREKNEDEVRQLLSLAEQLEGMTRNVGMHAGGVLIAPGRLTDFCPLYTQETKDQDSCSVISQFDKDDVEAIGLVKFDFLGLTTLTILAAAERWIKALHADRKDWSISDIPLDDEKAFDVLKRANTVAVFQLESRGMQGMLREAKPDRFEDIIALVALYRPGPMDLIPDFIERKHGRQKVEYPDPRIEPVLRETYGIMVYQEQVMQMAQMIGGYSLGGADMLRRAMGKKKPEEMAQHRKIFSDGAKAGGISEAKANEIYDLMERFAGYGFNKSHAAAYALLAYQTAWLKAYYPAEFMAANLSLAMDDTDKVKILYDDCLANKIRAFSPDINTGVYEFTPLRAPDAPPDAPVSHIRYGLGAVRGTGEAAIEAIVNARQAGGPFKDLFDFCARVDRRQVNRRAIEALMRAGAFDSLYKDALAVGGNLYDIRSTLLASLARAIEAAEQAEASIHQVSLFEVAGEDHAHQPELVREPVWSEKKRLQEEKAALGLCLTGHMFDAYRDETAHFIRQPLVKITEGKDQLIAGIVTSARMLTGQRGRMMIATIDDGAAALEVTLYSEVYEPNRSWLKEDELLIAKVNVTPDKFSGGMRIVAEAVMDITGARMRFARNIHVCLDAAVDIRMLRSQIGPYLMANRQRDPKISTNTAATNDGVKGLMLTAAVTTSGGACLIQFPEEMRIYPDNACLHSLTQLLASKQKDSVQIQYH is encoded by the coding sequence ATGGCTTCACCCCGTTTTGTACATCTTCGCATTCATTCCGAGTTTTCGATTACGGATGGAGTCGTGCGCATTGATGATGCGGTGGCAGCTGCCGTTAAGGATGAGATGGGTGCCTTGGCCATTACTGATTTAAGTAATTTATTTGGTTTGGTGCGGTTTTACACTGCCGCACGATCCAGTGGGGTTAAACCCATCGCCGGTGCGGATGTTTGGGTATCTAACTCCCAAGATCCTGACCAGCCCCACCGACTTTTGCTGTTGGTCCAAAACCATTCTGGTTATCTCAATCTTTGTGAGTTGCTTAGTAGAGCCTCGCTTGATAATCAATCGCGTGGTCGAGCTGAAGTGGATTCCGCGTGGTTTAGTGAGCCTGCTGCCAAATCTGAGGATAAGAAAGCGAAGCGAACTTTGGCATATGGACTCATTGCCCTCTCTGGAGGGCGCATGGGGGAGGTTGGGAGTGCACTATTGGCTGGCCAAGAGGATCAGGCCAAGATTATTGCCAAGCGGTATGAAAAGCTGTTTCCGAAATCGTTTTATATTGAAGTGCAGCGTGGTGGGCGCCCTCAAGACGAGAGGCAATTACAGCTTGCGTGCCATCTAGCTAGTGAGCTCGATTTACCCGTAGTGGCAACCCACCCTGTGCAGTTCATGCAAAAGAGCGATTTTACTGCGCATGAGGCACGTGTTTGTATTGCTGCAGGTGAATTACTAGGTAACCCGCGCCGCCAAAAGAAATTTAATGAAGAGCAATACTTTTTAACGCAAGCGGAGATGGAGCAGCGGTTTGCTGATTTGCCTGCAGCATTAGCAAACTCTGTAGAGATCGCAAAACGTTGCAACTTATCCTTAGTGTTGGGTCAACCGCGTTTGCCAGATTTCCCAATTCCTCCAGGCATTACGCTTGATGAATTCTTGCTAGCCCAATCAGAGGCAGGTCTTGAGCGTCATATGGAGCGCAATTTTCCTGATCCAGAAGAGCGCGCAAAAGAAATGCCGCGGTATCGCGAACGCCTTTTATTTGAAGCCAAGACCATTTCTCAAATGGGCTTCCCTGGCTACTTCCTGATCGTTGCTGACTTCATCAACTGGGCTAAAAATAATGGAGTGCCAGTGGGTCCCGGACGCGGGTCTGGCGCTGGCTCTTTAGTAGCGTATTCATTACGCATTACCGATCTGGATCCATTGCGGTACAACTTGCTTTTTGAGCGTTTCTTGAATCCTGAGCGGGTATCTATGCCTGACTTTGATATCGACTTTTGCCAACATGGCCGTGATCGAGTCATTCAGTACGTCAAAGATAAGTATGGCAAAGACGCGGTCAGTCAAATTGCAACCTTTGGCACGATGGCGGCAAGAGCGGCGATTCGCGACGTGGGCCGTGTTTTGGAGCAAGGTTATAACTTCGTTGATGGCATCGCAAAATTAGTGCCGAATAAGCCGGGTCAATACATGACCATTGAAATGGCTAAAAAAGAAGAAAAGCAATTAGCCGAGCGAGAAAAAAATGAGGATGAAGTTCGACAATTACTTTCCTTGGCAGAGCAGCTCGAGGGAATGACGCGTAACGTGGGTATGCATGCTGGTGGCGTACTGATTGCACCAGGTCGACTCACCGATTTTTGCCCGCTTTATACCCAGGAAACAAAGGATCAAGACAGCTGTTCAGTCATTAGTCAGTTCGATAAGGATGATGTCGAAGCAATTGGGCTCGTTAAGTTTGACTTTTTGGGGTTAACTACCCTTACGATTTTGGCTGCCGCAGAGCGTTGGATTAAAGCGCTTCATGCTGATCGCAAAGATTGGAGTATTAGTGATATTCCGCTTGATGATGAAAAGGCGTTTGATGTTTTAAAGCGAGCCAATACGGTTGCCGTTTTCCAGCTGGAAAGCCGGGGCATGCAAGGCATGCTTCGGGAAGCTAAGCCAGACCGTTTTGAGGACATTATTGCGCTGGTGGCACTCTATCGCCCAGGTCCAATGGATCTAATTCCAGATTTCATTGAGCGTAAACACGGTCGACAAAAGGTTGAGTATCCCGATCCACGTATTGAGCCCGTTCTGCGTGAAACCTACGGCATCATGGTCTACCAAGAGCAGGTGATGCAGATGGCCCAAATGATTGGTGGGTATTCATTAGGCGGCGCCGATATGTTGCGTCGTGCTATGGGTAAGAAAAAGCCAGAAGAGATGGCGCAACATCGCAAGATCTTCAGTGATGGTGCTAAAGCAGGCGGAATTTCAGAGGCCAAAGCGAATGAAATCTATGACTTGATGGAGCGTTTCGCTGGATATGGATTCAATAAATCGCATGCGGCAGCATACGCACTCTTGGCCTACCAAACCGCTTGGCTGAAGGCGTATTACCCCGCTGAATTCATGGCGGCCAACTTATCGCTTGCTATGGACGACACCGACAAGGTGAAGATTCTCTATGACGATTGCTTGGCTAACAAAATTCGAGCGTTCTCTCCCGATATCAACACTGGGGTTTATGAGTTCACACCATTGCGTGCGCCAGATGCTCCGCCAGATGCCCCCGTAAGCCATATCCGCTATGGATTGGGAGCGGTGCGGGGTACCGGTGAGGCTGCGATTGAGGCAATTGTCAACGCTCGCCAAGCTGGTGGCCCATTTAAGGATTTATTTGATTTTTGTGCTCGAGTAGATCGTCGTCAGGTAAATCGTCGTGCGATTGAGGCGCTTATGCGTGCTGGTGCATTCGATAGTCTCTATAAAGACGCGTTAGCAGTCGGGGGCAATCTTTACGATATTCGATCAACACTATTAGCATCGTTAGCGAGAGCGATTGAGGCAGCAGAGCAGGCAGAAGCATCGATTCATCAAGTTAGCTTGTTTGAAGTTGCAGGCGAAGATCATGCACATCAACCTGAGCTCGTTCGCGAACCTGTATGGTCTGAGAAAAAACGTCTTCAAGAAGAGAAGGCCGCTCTTGGACTTTGCCTGACCGGCCATATGTTTGATGCCTATCGAGATGAGACAGCACACTTTATTCGACAACCGCTAGTAAAAATAACTGAGGGTAAGGATCAGTTAATAGCAGGTATTGTGACTTCTGCTCGCATGCTTACTGGTCAGCGAGGTCGCATGATGATCGCAACCATTGATGACGGTGCTGCTGCTCTTGAGGTAACGCTGTATAGTGAAGTTTATGAACCTAATCGCTCTTGGTTGAAAGAGGATGAGTTGCTCATAGCTAAAGTGAATGTGACGCCCGATAAATTTTCGGGTGGTATGCGTATCGTGGCTGAAGCAGTAATGGATATCACTGGCGCAAGAATGCGTTTTGCCCGCAATATCCATGTGTGTCTTGATGCAGCGGTAGATATTCGAATGTTGCGAAGTCAAATTGGGCCCTATCTCATGGCTAATAGGCAGCGGGATCCTAAAATAAGCACTAATACTGCCGCTACCAATGATGGCGTTAAGGGATTGATGTTGACTGCCGCCGTTACAACTAGTGGTGGTGCATGCTTAATACAATTTCCAGAGGAGATGCGGATTTATCCCGACAACGCCTGCTTGCATAGTTTGACTCAACTGCTGGCCTCCAAGCAAAAAGACTCCGTTCAGATTCAATATCACTAG
- a CDS encoding glycosyltransferase family 9 protein, with amino-acid sequence MSPVSTLQPKKVLFIATRQIGDVLVTTPLISKARQLWPDAEFHFLGYKSKLDMLKGNPDIDQVIETSDRPGIREYLSLFNKLFQRYDLAFVTQPSDRAYIYGLVAAFHRVGVLGGHPQGIQSSATEKSNRQNAWKKFISMHTVNVDYFSQHVITEKLRLLEIFVKNPSNLFSEPINVTPPIGEALTPAITNALTQPYVVIHPGPLTAYKRWPLAHWQKLIQYLVGHGLKVVLSASPAKQDLLLNEDILSLLDNDTRSRVIDTAGRLSIPQAGSLLRGAKLYIGVDTSITHLAAACNTPTITLFGATPPTNFGPWPNGFIGKQPYQLRARSQTIGNITILQGPGECVPCRKAGCIDHPDSNSECLDLLEVDQVIQAIEKLLAQ; translated from the coding sequence ATGAGTCCAGTTTCTACCCTGCAACCTAAAAAAGTTTTATTCATCGCTACTCGTCAGATTGGTGATGTACTCGTTACTACGCCACTAATAAGCAAAGCGCGCCAGCTTTGGCCAGATGCCGAGTTTCATTTCCTGGGATATAAGAGCAAGCTTGACATGCTCAAGGGCAATCCTGATATCGACCAAGTAATTGAAACCTCGGATCGCCCTGGTATTCGAGAATATTTATCCCTATTTAATAAACTATTTCAACGCTATGACCTGGCGTTTGTGACGCAACCAAGCGATCGAGCATACATTTATGGGTTAGTGGCGGCATTTCATCGCGTGGGAGTCTTGGGTGGACACCCCCAAGGCATTCAAAGCAGTGCTACAGAAAAATCCAATCGTCAAAACGCCTGGAAAAAATTTATTTCTATGCACACTGTAAACGTGGATTATTTTTCACAACACGTCATTACGGAAAAACTTCGCTTGTTAGAGATTTTTGTTAAAAATCCTAGCAATCTCTTTTCTGAACCCATTAATGTCACACCCCCGATTGGAGAGGCGTTAACACCTGCCATTACGAATGCGCTCACACAGCCGTATGTTGTTATTCACCCTGGACCACTAACTGCATATAAACGCTGGCCTCTAGCGCATTGGCAAAAGCTCATTCAATACCTTGTAGGTCACGGTCTAAAAGTAGTCCTGAGCGCTTCACCCGCAAAACAAGACTTACTCTTAAATGAGGATATCTTGTCTTTACTAGATAACGATACGCGTTCACGCGTCATTGATACCGCAGGCAGACTTTCCATCCCCCAGGCAGGCTCGTTACTTCGAGGTGCCAAGCTTTATATTGGGGTGGATACTTCTATTACTCACCTGGCCGCCGCATGCAACACTCCTACCATCACTTTATTTGGCGCTACGCCCCCTACCAACTTTGGCCCATGGCCTAATGGCTTTATCGGTAAGCAACCATATCAATTACGCGCTCGCAGTCAAACTATAGGCAATATCACTATTCTCCAAGGCCCTGGCGAATGCGTTCCGTGTCGCAAGGCAGGGTGCATAGATCACCCCGATAGTAATAGTGAGTGCTTGGATCTGCTGGAGGTTGACCAAGTCATTCAGGCTATCGAAAAGCTTTTAGCCCAATAA
- a CDS encoding glycosyltransferase family 2 protein: protein MISILLATYNWPQALKLCLESLATQSDQNFEIIIADDGSTKSTKKVIDTFKINHTISITHLWQEDRGFRKTKILNQAIAAAQGDYLIFLDGDCITQPDFVERHRELAQKGYLVTGSRVLLSASLSQELLNWDTWDFAHFRAKLLSARLQGGINKYLPIVLKFGDGTWRNYKKFVWRRIKGCNMACWKTDAIAIHGFDESMTGWGHEDADFVFRLQHNQIKRKSGSWATEVFHLFHKIHDQSNAAKNARRVREKILPKAL, encoded by the coding sequence ATGATTTCGATTTTGCTGGCTACCTACAACTGGCCGCAAGCACTGAAGCTTTGCCTCGAATCTCTCGCCACCCAGTCCGATCAGAATTTTGAAATCATCATCGCCGATGATGGCTCAACAAAAAGCACCAAGAAAGTTATTGATACCTTCAAGATAAATCACACCATTTCGATCACCCATCTCTGGCAAGAGGATCGTGGTTTTCGTAAAACTAAAATTCTGAACCAAGCAATCGCCGCAGCACAGGGCGACTATCTAATTTTTTTAGACGGAGATTGCATTACACAGCCTGATTTTGTCGAACGTCATCGTGAGCTAGCGCAAAAGGGCTATCTAGTTACCGGAAGTCGAGTCTTACTAAGCGCATCACTATCCCAAGAATTACTAAATTGGGACACTTGGGATTTTGCACATTTTCGAGCCAAACTACTTAGCGCACGCCTTCAAGGTGGCATCAATAAATACCTACCGATCGTTCTGAAATTTGGTGATGGCACCTGGCGGAACTATAAAAAATTTGTTTGGCGTCGCATCAAGGGCTGCAATATGGCATGCTGGAAAACAGATGCAATAGCAATTCATGGATTTGATGAAAGCATGACCGGTTGGGGGCATGAAGATGCCGACTTTGTTTTTCGCCTTCAACACAATCAGATCAAACGAAAATCAGGCTCTTGGGCAACGGAAGTATTTCATCTCTTCCATAAAATACATGATCAAAGCAACGCCGCTAAAAATGCGCGACGTGTTCGCGAGAAAATATTACCCAAGGCGCTATAA
- a CDS encoding glycosyltransferase family 2 protein has translation MPTLSVILITRNEEANLGDCLASLEGIAQQIVVVDTNSSDRTLEIARSHGAVIAQPLDWPGFGPQKNRALDLASSEWVLSIDADERLTPALRSEILTAIHHSARVNCFAIPRLSWYCGRFIRHSGWSPDYVDRLFKRGTARFSDDLVHERLIPSGSVARLKNPMLHYSFMNYSQVLQKLDRYSTVSAEQAFAKGKTSSPLKAVFHGAWAFIRTYIIRTGFLDGGQGFALAISNAQGTYYRYIKLWHLNQEARK, from the coding sequence ATGCCCACCTTATCCGTCATACTCATCACTCGCAATGAAGAGGCCAATTTAGGCGACTGTCTAGCCTCGCTAGAAGGCATTGCCCAGCAGATTGTCGTGGTCGACACGAATAGCTCTGATCGTACCCTCGAGATTGCCCGCAGCCATGGAGCGGTTATTGCCCAGCCCCTGGATTGGCCGGGATTTGGCCCCCAAAAGAACCGTGCCCTAGATCTAGCCTCAAGTGAATGGGTTTTATCAATAGATGCAGATGAAAGACTCACCCCAGCCCTCAGGTCAGAGATTCTGACGGCCATTCACCATAGCGCTCGTGTTAATTGTTTTGCCATCCCAAGACTTTCTTGGTATTGCGGCCGCTTTATCCGACATTCTGGGTGGAGTCCTGACTATGTAGACCGTCTTTTTAAACGGGGTACCGCACGCTTTTCTGATGATTTAGTACATGAGCGACTAATTCCAAGCGGCTCTGTTGCCAGATTGAAGAATCCGATGTTGCACTACAGTTTTATGAATTACTCCCAAGTACTCCAAAAACTGGATCGCTACTCCACAGTATCGGCAGAACAAGCATTTGCCAAAGGAAAAACTAGCAGCCCGCTTAAAGCAGTTTTTCATGGTGCTTGGGCATTCATTCGAACGTACATCATTCGCACAGGCTTTTTGGATGGAGGTCAAGGATTTGCATTGGCAATCTCCAACGCGCAAGGAACGTATTATCGCTATATCAAGCTTTGGCACTTAAATCAGGAAGCTCGTAAATGA
- the msbA gene encoding lipid A export permease/ATP-binding protein MsbA, translating to MNAQDRTALNRLITYLKPHIGLIIGSLVAMTFVAAAETSIPALMRPLLDRGFTGQLNSKLWQVPVFLVGLALVRSLAQFLSNYLLTRVINAVLLKLREQMFQTLLHASTAFFQKNSASNLINAVAFEVNNVLTIMGGMLISLVRDSLTVVGLMGYLIYLNWKLTLVVLIIFPIIAFIMTKINRRLRSLNREQQSLTSDLAYIVEESAAGYKIVKVHGAQEYEMNRFRQKAERLRQFALKSAVAGGLNQPITQLIASMALSIVLIIALMQPATEGTTVGGFAAFITAMMLVISPLKRLADINQPLQRGLTAAEMIFGLMDQPLEEDEDRRLNMKSLIKAKGAIRFENVGFSYEQEVGRNDALTDINLSIMPGEVVAFVGPSGSGKSTLVNLLPRFFKPSGGQIYLDGVSLEEIVLADVRRQIAFVSQDVILFNDTIAANVAYGAVDHDGIDCGRVMEALEVANLSNLIHELPEGIDTVVGDNGNRLSGGQRQRLAIARAIYKNAPILILDEATSALDSESERQVQDALERLMVGRTTLVIAHRLSTIEHADRIVVLENGKIVENGSHGELIKQDGLYANLHRIQFSNA from the coding sequence ATGAATGCTCAAGACCGTACCGCCCTAAATCGCTTGATTACCTATCTAAAGCCCCATATTGGGCTGATTATCGGCTCTCTGGTTGCCATGACTTTTGTGGCTGCAGCCGAGACCTCTATTCCTGCGTTAATGAGGCCCTTATTGGACCGCGGCTTTACGGGCCAGCTGAACAGCAAGCTTTGGCAAGTGCCCGTATTTTTGGTTGGTCTCGCGCTGGTACGAAGTTTGGCCCAATTTTTGTCTAACTATTTATTAACGCGAGTCATCAACGCTGTACTTCTCAAATTACGTGAGCAAATGTTTCAAACGCTGCTTCACGCAAGCACTGCTTTTTTTCAAAAGAATTCCGCTTCGAATTTAATTAATGCAGTTGCGTTTGAGGTTAATAATGTTCTCACCATTATGGGCGGGATGTTAATTAGCTTGGTACGTGATTCGTTGACTGTAGTGGGATTGATGGGTTACCTAATCTATCTGAATTGGAAGTTAACGCTCGTTGTTTTAATTATCTTTCCAATCATTGCGTTCATCATGACGAAGATTAATCGACGACTCAGATCCTTAAATCGTGAGCAACAAAGTCTGACAAGTGATTTGGCTTACATTGTTGAAGAATCTGCGGCGGGTTACAAAATTGTGAAGGTGCATGGCGCCCAAGAATATGAGATGAACCGCTTTAGGCAGAAGGCAGAGCGCTTACGCCAGTTCGCCTTAAAGTCAGCCGTTGCTGGAGGCCTTAATCAACCGATAACTCAGCTAATCGCGTCAATGGCGTTGTCGATCGTACTGATAATTGCCTTAATGCAACCGGCTACCGAAGGCACCACGGTTGGTGGCTTTGCCGCTTTTATTACCGCAATGATGCTGGTGATTTCCCCTCTGAAACGCCTTGCCGATATTAATCAACCCTTGCAGCGTGGTTTGACGGCCGCAGAAATGATTTTTGGTTTGATGGATCAACCCCTAGAGGAGGATGAAGACCGCCGCTTAAATATGAAATCTCTGATAAAAGCCAAAGGTGCAATTCGTTTTGAAAATGTAGGATTCTCATACGAACAAGAGGTTGGCCGTAATGATGCCTTAACTGATATCAATCTCTCGATCATGCCAGGCGAAGTAGTTGCCTTCGTTGGCCCATCCGGGAGCGGCAAATCTACTTTGGTGAACCTGCTTCCCAGATTTTTTAAACCTTCAGGTGGGCAGATCTATTTAGACGGAGTTTCCCTTGAAGAAATTGTGCTTGCAGATGTTCGTAGGCAAATTGCCTTCGTAAGCCAGGATGTCATTCTTTTTAATGACACCATTGCCGCAAACGTCGCATATGGCGCAGTGGATCATGATGGAATTGATTGTGGCAGGGTCATGGAGGCCTTAGAGGTAGCAAATCTCAGTAATTTGATCCATGAGCTACCAGAGGGCATCGATACAGTTGTTGGGGATAACGGCAATCGCTTATCTGGAGGTCAGCGTCAACGCCTAGCAATTGCCCGAGCAATCTACAAAAATGCGCCTATTCTGATTTTGGATGAAGCGACGTCAGCCTTAGATTCGGAATCCGAGCGTCAGGTTCAAGATGCTTTGGAGCGTCTCATGGTGGGCAGAACTACTCTAGTTATTGCACATCGCTTATCGACGATTGAACATGCTGATCGGATTGTTGTTTTGGAGAATGGCAAGATTGTTGAAAATGGATCCCATGGGGAGTTAATTAAGCAAGATGGGCTATATGCCAATTTGCACCGCATTCAATTTTCAAACGCGTGA
- the rng gene encoding ribonuclease G: protein MNEEILINITPQETRVALIQQGAVQEIQIERTRQRGTVGNIYLAKVVRVLPGMQSAFIEIGLERTAFMHVADITQSSPQPQIEKLLFEGQTLLAQVLKDPLGTKGARLTTQLSIAGRNLVYLPPAGTDTATEKYIGVSQRIDQPEDREAIKARLASLMADDEKGGIIVRTSAQNASDSELQHDMLYLRTTWEKIREGMWHKAAPSLLYQDLSLAERVLRDVAGEETTQICVDSAENFEKLKNFANLYMPNQLGKLTLHRGERALFDLFDVDAEINKALGRRVDLKSGGYLMIDQTESMTTIDVNTGSYVGARNLDDTVFKTNLEAAQAIARQLRLRNLGGIIIIDFIDMISKDHQESVLHELKRNLERDHARTSVNDFSSLGLVEMTRKRTRESLAHITCEPCSTCMGKGEVKTAQTICYEILREIVREHRQFNPREFRIIAALDVIDLLLEEENQFLAQLGDFIKKPITLQAEGRFRQEQYDIVLS from the coding sequence ATGAACGAAGAAATATTAATCAATATCACCCCTCAAGAAACGCGGGTTGCATTAATTCAGCAAGGTGCGGTACAAGAGATACAGATTGAGAGAACTCGCCAACGTGGTACTGTTGGCAACATTTACCTGGCAAAAGTAGTTCGCGTATTACCAGGCATGCAATCCGCTTTTATTGAAATTGGTTTAGAGCGAACCGCGTTTATGCACGTTGCCGATATTACGCAAAGTAGTCCACAACCGCAAATCGAAAAACTATTATTCGAAGGCCAAACGCTATTAGCTCAAGTCTTAAAAGATCCACTTGGTACTAAAGGTGCGCGCCTCACAACTCAACTCAGTATTGCTGGCAGAAATTTAGTGTATTTGCCACCTGCTGGTACCGATACAGCAACAGAAAAATATATTGGCGTTTCTCAGCGAATAGATCAGCCGGAAGACCGTGAGGCCATTAAAGCTAGGCTCGCAAGCCTTATGGCAGATGATGAAAAAGGCGGCATCATTGTGCGCACGAGTGCCCAAAATGCGTCTGACAGTGAATTACAGCACGACATGCTTTACCTCAGAACTACCTGGGAGAAGATTCGGGAAGGAATGTGGCATAAAGCTGCACCTAGCCTGTTATATCAAGATCTAAGCCTGGCTGAAAGAGTCTTACGCGATGTAGCAGGTGAGGAAACTACGCAAATATGCGTGGACTCCGCGGAAAATTTTGAGAAGCTGAAAAACTTTGCCAATTTATACATGCCAAACCAATTGGGCAAACTTACCCTGCACCGTGGCGAACGCGCACTTTTTGATTTGTTTGATGTCGACGCTGAGATAAATAAAGCATTAGGTCGTCGAGTGGATCTCAAGTCTGGCGGCTACCTCATGATTGATCAGACCGAGTCCATGACAACTATCGACGTCAATACTGGTAGCTATGTTGGTGCACGCAATTTAGATGACACTGTATTTAAGACTAATTTAGAGGCTGCTCAGGCAATCGCTCGCCAACTTCGCTTACGCAATTTAGGCGGCATCATCATCATTGATTTCATAGACATGATTAGCAAAGATCATCAAGAATCGGTCTTGCATGAACTGAAGCGCAATTTAGAGCGGGATCATGCCCGAACCTCGGTGAATGATTTTTCGTCATTAGGTCTTGTAGAAATGACCCGTAAGCGTACCCGCGAGTCGCTCGCTCACATCACCTGCGAGCCTTGCTCTACCTGCATGGGCAAAGGGGAAGTCAAAACAGCCCAAACTATTTGCTATGAAATCTTGCGCGAGATTGTGCGAGAGCACCGCCAATTTAATCCACGAGAATTTCGTATCATAGCTGCGCTAGATGTCATTGATTTGCTTCTGGAAGAAGAAAATCAATTTTTAGCGCAGCTTGGTGACTTTATAAAGAAACCCATTACCCTACAAGCAGAGGGTAGATTTCGCCAAGAGCAATACGATATCGTTTTAAGCTAA
- a CDS encoding nicotinate-nucleotide adenylyltransferase — protein sequence MITILSLAIGLLNYPLIEYPKKIGILGGTFDPPHIGHLRLASYFAKKLQLDELLLVPSGQPWQKGSNITSAEIRYQLTEAAVIDLARVFLYLKIPTKIGVDRIEIEREGPSYSIDTAKSLRERYGSDVSLIWLTGADSLIHLPSWIAWQDLFRYLHFAVASRPNYDLSTEMSPEIQMLLETNQTKDLNDLTSHPAGLIYIDESFSVDLSSTDLRKRWQSTARSSIASEQIPSHTLEIILNLGLYQ from the coding sequence ATGATTACTATCTTAAGCCTCGCGATTGGCTTGCTTAATTACCCGCTCATTGAATATCCTAAAAAAATCGGCATTCTTGGTGGCACATTTGATCCACCGCACATAGGACACCTTCGTCTTGCGAGTTATTTTGCAAAAAAGTTGCAGCTAGATGAACTTCTCTTAGTGCCCAGTGGGCAGCCATGGCAAAAAGGCTCAAACATCACATCCGCTGAGATTCGCTATCAACTTACTGAAGCAGCAGTGATTGATTTGGCCAGAGTATTTCTTTATCTAAAAATTCCAACCAAAATTGGTGTTGATCGAATCGAAATTGAACGGGAGGGTCCAAGCTACAGCATTGATACTGCAAAATCACTGCGTGAGCGTTACGGATCTGACGTCAGTTTAATTTGGTTAACGGGTGCAGATTCTCTCATTCACCTTCCCAGCTGGATTGCTTGGCAAGATTTGTTTCGCTATCTGCATTTCGCTGTGGCCAGCAGGCCAAATTACGATTTATCTACAGAAATGAGCCCTGAAATTCAGATGCTGCTTGAAACCAACCAGACTAAAGATCTCAATGATTTAACTAGCCATCCTGCGGGGCTGATTTATATCGATGAAAGCTTTTCGGTAGATCTCTCCTCAACCGATCTCAGAAAACGCTGGCAATCAACCGCTCGAAGCTCAATTGCATCAGAGCAAATACCCTCACACACCCTAGAAATCATCCTTAATTTGGGTCTATATCAGTAA